DNA sequence from the Pungitius pungitius chromosome 3, fPunPun2.1, whole genome shotgun sequence genome:
CTACCACAAGTGGTGCGAAGGCCATGAAGACATTTGagacatcagggggggggggaggggggagtcggCTGGAGAACAAAAAGTCAGATGAGAAAACTCTATCACTGCATTGTAATGTCCTCACAGCAGAAGGACCTGGGAATTAGGACACAAATCTTTTGATTTTGACCACAAAAGGAACTCATCATGTTACAGAGGGCTGTCCACTACGTCTATGTACATAAATCAACACTAGGGCTAAGTGAAGTCTGGTAACGCGTTGTGTGACGTCACGTTCAAGGTCCACAATCCAGGTGAGCCAGGTGAAAGTTCGCAGGCAACTTGGTTTACACAACCCGCAACTTCGGAATGTAATTAAGCACTCGAAATAACCGCGCAAATCCAGAGGCGTGAAcgcaacatttacatttgtaaagCTTGTATTTGCTTATTTGTGTATCATTAAACGTCACTCTTTTCCATTTCTGCTTTCTGCTGGATGCAACTTCCCTTTGGCTCGTGCAAGCTGTTTTAATAATCATGCGTTTGCCTTACCTTTGCTTACCTTGAGAACTGATAGGCGGTAACCGCCCCGACAGCAAAACACAGCAGGACAAAATACCTCTGCTTCAGGGACAGACGAAGCCCAATCACCGACCCTCTGTCCATTGCCGAGAACTGTACCTACGTTCCAATTGCTTTTCTTATTTAAAGTGCATGCATTTCACCTGAAGAATATAGTCCTCTCGTGCTCTGGACATCGGCGCGAAAAATGAGGTAAAAACTGACGCTATAAACGCCAATAAAGTGGAGTTACCCCATGTTCGTGTTCGAAAAACGCCACttatgataaataaatatattaaaacatgcacaacggaaaaaaaatgtaacttagTTGCACACAGTGTTAGCCAGTGTATCCTACCTATCCAGTATTTGACATCCGGGGAATCTGGCGTTAGTTTTCCTGATGTAGGACAGGCAAAGGATTCCACTGTAAGGCACCGTCGCACAGTTACACCGCTGGAAAAACGAAAAATCAAACTAAagcctcctttcttcttcttttcaagtACAAAATGATCGATTGCTTCGAGAAACTACTAAACGTGTTCTCTTTATTTCTCATTGTTCTAATGAATCATCAGTGtctgtcttttcatttgttggCAGCAGGATTCTCGACAGTCTTTGCATTACAGTTCTCCAGATGCTCTCAAATGAGGGAAGAAAATACATTAAggcttgaatgttttttttttctcactgtgtTAATCAATCCATTCTTCTTCATTAAACATCACTTaaatccttcctcctctcattcATTGTCAACTCCCAACCTCCCTTCTGCAGAATTAGCTTAAACTGTGATTCATGATTAGGACAGAGGAATCTACCttgcattttaatttttgtAGTCTGCATTTATTGGTTTAGCGGCTTCTTGTTGTGTGGTGTTGAGTTTTCATCTAATCAATAACCAAATAAATGTTCATGTGCtctcaaaaaaatatataaacactcGTATGTGCTCATTGGGGAAGAGAagacatgacacacacatgcatgctttTACATACTGACTTGTTAGAACGTTTTGtttacaaataaacaagaaaaatacaaaaagataaATCAGTAAGCTGGGAGTGACCACAGTTGAACAACGTAGCCTCATTTTTAAAACTCTAATAACATGTAAACCCACTGTAGGGCATCAGCTCATTCATATCATATGACCAACACTATTGTGACGCTTCCCCTTTTCTGTCTGAgcgagagcaagagagagagagagctagagAGTGACAGTGCACCATTATGTTGTTTTGTTCTGAAAGAACAATAGTTTCCCTTATCCACAGTGTTTGAGGCCCCCCAGCATCATCCCCTCTTCAAATGCTCCCAGGCAAGCCGAGCTTCACGGCACCGCAATTTTTTTGATGTATTTGAGATTTCATGCATTACTCTGCATTTGGGGATCTCAGGTCTTGGTGAGTAAATACACGTTCCTATCACGTTCAATAAACACAGATGGATCATCTGAAGTGCCCTATGGTTTTCAAGGTTTTATTAAATTAGCACTTTTGAATTATATTGTGTTAAATGTGTAGCTTCGGAAGATGGGCCTTTTCCATTTTATTTGACCTCAACATCACTTTTTCCCCACCAGACACCACCTTGAAGAGAGAATAATGAGCCGCGTGGACGGTTTGAGCGCCAACTCCTCTCAGTTCACTCTGGGGGGGGAGCCCTTCCGCATCCTGGGGGGCTCCATCCACTACTTCCGTGTCCCCCGAGCCTACTGGGAGGACCGGCTGCTGAAGATGAAGGCCTGTGGTCTCAACACCCTCACCACGTGGGCACCCACTGCACCTTGAAGCAGGATTGTCACTTTTTTCGTGACTGTTGATTCTAGCCGACAAGTAATCGCTCCCTGTTTGCTTCTTCAGATATGTGCCGTGGAATCTGCATGAGCCTCAGAGAGGAACCTTCAACTTTCAGGATCAGCTGGACCTAAAGTAAGGCTTTCATGTTctgtttcttccccttttcagaagaaaatgaaatgaagcagAACCTGCGTTTTTCAGGGCCTACGTCACTTTAGCAGCCCAGGTGGGTCTGTGGGTGATCCTGCGTCCTGGACCTTACATCTGCGCTGAATGGGACTTGGGCGGGTTGCCTAGGTAACACAACTGACCCCATGCTTTGCAATGTTGCCGTACATGAACGGTAATGCAGaaatctgtgtttatttcagctGGTTGTTGCAGGATACAGGTATGCAGTTGAGGACGACTTATCCTGGGTTTGTAGATGCTGACAATCTCTACTTTGACCAGCTTGTCTCAGTTATCAAACCTCTGATGGTAAGTCAAACTCAGGGCTTTGTCATTGTATTTCCTTGAAGAAGAATTGGAGATTGAGAGGGACCAAAacattagtttcttttttttccctcatacTCAGTTTCAAGAGGGAGGCCCCGTCATCGCAGTTCAAGTCGAGAATGAGTACGGTTCATATGCCAAAGATGAGAAATACATGCCACTGATACAGAATGTGAGTCACTAATGCATTGAAGTGATCACATTTAACTGACTGGTTATATTATAATGAATGTAATTCAGAACATTTTTCTGCAGTTTCTCCGGTCCAGAGGGATCAGAGAGCTTCTGCTGACTTCCGACAACTGGGAGGGCCTGAGATacgcagggatggagggaggtgatggagacgacgttttagaattaatttctgaATCGAATTAATTTTCTTAAACGTAGTTTTGAAGATTTCCATTCACACAGTGTCACGTGTGTCATTGTTTCACCGTGTCCTGATCCCGGGCTCGTTTCAGTTCTAAAAACGATAAACCTTCAGAGACTGTCATTCGGAGCCATCCAGCACTTAGCTGACATGCAGGTAGGTGATTCTAATCAGAAGCCCTCGGCAgtagcagtgaaatgtttattctACTTCACAGTAAAAGCTCAGCAGAATAAAAGCCAGATTTGATTCCTCGTCGAGGGCCTTGCTTCTGCCCACACGGACCATGTGACAATTACTAATGCAGACGTGTGTGCTCTGTCCCGCGTAGCCACAGAAACCTGTAATGGTGATGGAGTATTGGTCGGGCTGGTTTGACGTCTGGGGGGAACGTCACCACGTGTTCCACTCTGAGGGTACAGAAACGCTTTCCCCAGTGACAGTTTCCCACCGAACCTTCTCGCTGAGCGCATGCTCTTTTTGCGGCATCTAGCTCTTACCAGCTTCACGGTGGAAAATAACCGTTTTCGGGCCGTTGGGCCGAGAAGAGCCTTGCCGCCTGACTGTACGGCTCGCTTTGTGTGCTGAGGCACCCTTCACTGTGGTTCGCAGACATGCTGCCTGTTGTGTCGGAGCTCCTGAAGAGAGGCGTCTCCGTCAATCTGTACATGTTTCATGGGGGAAGCAGCTTTGGCTTCATGAATGGAGCAATGGACGTTGGCACCTACAAACCTCAGGTCACCAGTTATggtgagtgaaaaaaaaaaaaatacacatttgagcTCACAAGCCAAAGAACAAACGTTACTGTTTTTATTAACCGCTTTCTCTGCAGATTACGACGC
Encoded proteins:
- the LOC119223357 gene encoding LOW QUALITY PROTEIN: beta-galactosidase-1-like protein 2 (The sequence of the model RefSeq protein was modified relative to this genomic sequence to represent the inferred CDS: deleted 1 base in 1 codon) translates to MSRVDGLSANSSQFTLGGEPFRILGGSIHYFRVPRAYWEDRLLKMKACGLNTLTTYVPWNLHEPQRGTFNFQDQLDLKAYVTLAAQVGLWVILRPGPYICAEWDLGGLPSWLLQDTGMQLRTTYPGFVDADNLYFDQLVSVIKPLMFQEGGPVIAVQVENEYGSYAKDEKYMPLIQNFLRSRGIRELLLTSDNWEGLRYAGMEGVLKTINLQRLSFGAIQHLADMQPQKPVMVMEYWSGWFDVWGERHHVFHSEDMLPVVSELLKRGVSVNLYMFHGGSSFGFMNGAMDVGTYKPQVTSYDYDAPLSEAGDCTRKYQLLRNLLSQFHAEPLPVEPALGKRRAYEPAAIRGYLSLWDSLHFTDKPCRSERPVNMENLDVRGDSGQSYGYTLYETTITGGGTLNSRNNIRDRTLVFVDRHRVGCLDIRTRELALPDGPGEVTLSLLVENCGRVNYGKALDEQRKGIVGDILLNHTPLTGFTIFCLDMKPDFMNRLMHSGQWKSDFKSPSIPGFFQARLHVDGPPRDTFIRLPGWGKGVVFVNGQNLGRHWCIGPQLFLYLPGPWLRSGENEIIVFEEQQVDDKIRFAENPDHGRTVDVYKLPFCTLL